Proteins encoded by one window of Thermobaculum terrenum ATCC BAA-798:
- a CDS encoding bifunctional riboflavin kinase/FAD synthetase, which produces MHRYISSLIHERPYREAPGPQVITMGTFDGLHLGHQAIIKKTLAVAEEHGLESTAITFHPHPRYVLSGNKVPQLLPLEDRLDLLADMGINHVWCINFDLELAKLSAKEFFELLSKWVVPAALVVGENFRTGRNREAGVKELDVLGQELGWELISVPTLYIHGQPVSSTRIRHLLTQEGDVESAASLLGRNYYIKGTVVHGEGRGRQLGYPTANLSVSSDLVVPYNGIYYCDAYLDEPSTQPKVAAVSIGTRPTFGGGERTIEAYLLDWYGDLYDRTLKLEFIHRIRDELKFASVEDLIDQMDRDVANIRSLASSRLRNQVQQNR; this is translated from the coding sequence ATGCATAGATACATCTCTTCGCTTATCCACGAAAGGCCATACCGAGAAGCCCCAGGGCCTCAAGTAATAACCATGGGGACCTTTGATGGTTTACATCTCGGGCACCAGGCAATAATCAAAAAGACACTAGCAGTAGCTGAAGAACATGGCTTAGAAAGTACCGCCATCACATTTCATCCGCATCCCAGATATGTACTTAGCGGGAATAAAGTTCCTCAACTATTGCCCTTAGAAGACAGACTAGATCTTCTTGCCGACATGGGCATCAACCATGTATGGTGTATTAATTTCGATCTAGAGCTAGCCAAGCTGTCGGCAAAGGAGTTTTTTGAGCTTCTTTCAAAATGGGTAGTGCCAGCAGCTCTAGTGGTGGGTGAAAACTTCCGTACAGGTCGTAACCGAGAAGCCGGAGTCAAAGAACTAGATGTTCTTGGACAGGAACTCGGATGGGAGCTCATCTCAGTACCAACACTATATATTCATGGGCAGCCTGTCTCAAGTACTCGAATAAGGCATCTACTGACCCAAGAGGGAGATGTAGAATCAGCAGCCTCCCTCCTTGGTCGTAACTATTACATCAAAGGAACAGTAGTACATGGTGAGGGGAGGGGCAGGCAACTAGGTTATCCTACGGCAAACCTCAGTGTAAGCAGCGATTTAGTCGTGCCGTATAACGGTATCTACTACTGCGATGCCTACCTAGATGAACCATCAACTCAACCAAAAGTAGCAGCAGTAAGCATAGGCACCAGACCCACTTTTGGAGGGGGAGAAAGAACAATAGAAGCTTACCTACTTGACTGGTACGGTGACCTTTACGACAGGACACTCAAACTTGAATTCATTCACAGAATTAGGGACGAGCTCAAGTTTGCATCTGTAGAAGATCTCATAGATCAGATGGATCGAGATGTTGCCAACATTAGGTCTCTAGCCTCCTCCAGGCTAAGGAACCAGGTCCAGCAGAACAGATAA
- the truB gene encoding tRNA pseudouridine(55) synthase TruB produces MIDRKNQSKEFLNGFIVINKPLGVTSQWVVNRIKKLFSARRVGHVGTLDPFATGVLPIALGKANRLAEVIHSQPKSYVAELSFGFKTSTGDLEGDIIAQSDIIPSPKDIAEILPEFIGQIEQTPPKYSAIKVEGRRAYELARQGQELTLPTRKVEIYSLEALEFRACTLKLAISCSSGTYIRSLAEDIAERLGAYGYLSNLVRTSVGAFSIESSITIEELESVGDYLQPALIHPPDDALTHLPAVMLDERDVQRISNGATVKMAHISEEPIPLVRIYSANGEIVGLAESRDNTLFPRIMLK; encoded by the coding sequence ATGATAGACAGAAAGAATCAGAGTAAAGAATTTCTCAATGGCTTCATCGTAATCAATAAACCTCTCGGCGTTACTTCTCAATGGGTGGTCAATAGGATAAAAAAACTGTTTAGTGCCAGACGTGTAGGGCACGTAGGGACACTAGATCCGTTCGCAACAGGAGTGCTTCCCATAGCTCTAGGCAAAGCGAATCGGTTAGCTGAGGTTATCCATTCACAGCCCAAGTCTTACGTGGCTGAATTGTCCTTTGGATTTAAGACCTCTACCGGTGATTTAGAGGGAGACATCATAGCCCAATCGGATATTATCCCTAGCCCAAAAGATATAGCGGAGATATTACCGGAGTTTATTGGTCAAATAGAGCAAACGCCACCCAAATACTCTGCAATTAAGGTCGAAGGAAGGAGAGCTTACGAGTTAGCTAGGCAAGGACAAGAATTGACTTTGCCTACTCGCAAGGTAGAAATTTACTCGCTAGAGGCATTGGAATTTCGAGCTTGTACTTTAAAACTAGCCATATCTTGCTCATCGGGTACATATATACGCTCACTCGCTGAGGATATAGCTGAGCGTCTAGGAGCATATGGGTATCTCAGCAATCTCGTAAGGACAAGTGTAGGGGCATTTAGCATCGAGAGCTCCATAACTATAGAGGAATTAGAATCGGTAGGTGACTATTTACAGCCTGCTTTGATCCACCCTCCAGATGACGCACTTACCCACTTGCCAGCAGTCATGCTGGACGAGCGAGATGTCCAAAGGATAAGCAATGGAGCGACGGTCAAAATGGCACATATATCTGAAGAACCCATTCCTCTAGTAAGAATATATAGCGCCAACGGAGAAATAGTTGGGCTTGCTGAATCTAGAGATAATACACTATTCCCTCGTATAATGCTAAAGTAA
- the rbfA gene encoding 30S ribosome-binding factor RbfA encodes MSRRTEQVAQEIKRHISELLVQEVRDPRIGFVTVTAVEVSPDLEHATIHVSVLGSEEDEKETMKALRRASGFLRSELAKRIRLRKMAELRFEPDRSAAEAIRISQLLNEVLPPDDRQKESE; translated from the coding sequence ATGAGTAGAAGGACTGAGCAGGTAGCTCAGGAAATCAAAAGGCATATAAGCGAGCTCCTCGTACAGGAAGTCAGGGATCCTAGGATTGGGTTTGTAACTGTTACCGCTGTAGAGGTATCCCCTGACCTGGAGCATGCAACCATACACGTAAGCGTGCTCGGATCTGAGGAAGATGAGAAGGAAACCATGAAAGCACTGAGGAGAGCTTCCGGATTCCTCAGATCCGAGCTTGCCAAACGTATAAGGCTCAGAAAAATGGCCGAACTGAGGTTTGAGCCAGATAGAAGTGCCGCAGAGGCTATACGTATAAGCCAACTGCTAAACGAAGTCCTACCACCAGATGATAGACAGAAAGAATCAGAGTAA
- the infB gene encoding translation initiation factor IF-2, whose translation MADRDLDLETIEDLEEILEEDEVPAAKRPKSKKTGATKQSAPRAAVRGRERPVRGGPQAGRAATAVRVRRIIELPPTMTVKELADSLGASAADVIRTLMQNGIMATINQQIDYDTAEIIASELGYETRLVVPQTDEEKLLAELEEEQKRVSKGVLQPRPPVITVMGHVDHGKTKLLDTIRKTNVVAGEAGGITQHIGAYQVEYQGRKITFLDTPGHEAFTAMRARGAQVTDIVVLVVAADDGVRPQTLEALAHARAANVPIVVAINKIDREGANPDRVKQQLSEQGLVPDDWGGDTPFIPVSALTGEGIQDLLSILLLVADMRELKADPTRLAEGTIIEAHLDPNQGPTATVLVQNGTLKPRDFVLVGSVTGRIRVMFDDKGQKLRKAEPSTPARIIGLEGVPEAGDKLLVVTDEKLAKQVALQRAKAAQAAALVSNRPASLEELFKNASDSKEKELNIILKADVQGSIGAIQHALSQIQEEGAKISIIYSGTGTISESDVKLAAASNAIIIGFNVRPDPAARKTAEAEKIDIRYYNVIYNLLDDVKAALAGLLEPESKEVIDGYAEVRAVFRLPNKEQAAGLYVLDGKALRNSRVRVIRNGAVIYDGTVSSLKRFKDDVREVAAGYECGLTVANFNDFQEGDHIEFYHTEQVSRQ comes from the coding sequence ATGGCAGATAGAGATTTGGACTTGGAGACAATTGAAGATTTGGAAGAAATACTTGAGGAAGACGAGGTTCCTGCAGCCAAACGTCCCAAGAGCAAAAAGACAGGAGCTACTAAACAATCTGCTCCTCGAGCCGCTGTTAGGGGCAGAGAAAGACCTGTAAGGGGAGGCCCACAGGCAGGGAGAGCTGCTACTGCCGTAAGGGTCAGAAGGATCATTGAACTTCCTCCTACAATGACCGTTAAGGAATTAGCTGATTCTCTGGGAGCTAGTGCTGCTGATGTCATAAGGACTTTGATGCAAAACGGCATCATGGCAACTATCAACCAGCAGATAGACTACGACACAGCGGAGATTATAGCTTCCGAGCTAGGCTACGAGACACGGCTCGTTGTGCCTCAAACAGATGAAGAAAAACTGTTAGCCGAACTGGAGGAAGAGCAAAAAAGAGTATCCAAAGGCGTTCTGCAACCTAGACCTCCTGTTATTACCGTGATGGGGCATGTCGATCACGGTAAGACCAAGCTGCTTGATACCATCAGGAAGACGAATGTAGTAGCTGGTGAAGCTGGAGGCATCACGCAACACATAGGCGCTTACCAAGTAGAGTATCAGGGAAGAAAGATAACCTTCCTAGACACGCCTGGGCACGAAGCGTTCACAGCTATGAGAGCGCGTGGTGCTCAGGTAACAGATATAGTAGTGCTTGTAGTAGCTGCCGATGACGGTGTCAGGCCTCAGACTCTCGAGGCTCTGGCACACGCCAGAGCTGCTAATGTGCCTATTGTGGTAGCTATAAACAAGATAGATAGAGAAGGGGCAAATCCGGATAGGGTCAAGCAACAGCTTTCAGAGCAGGGTCTTGTCCCCGATGACTGGGGTGGTGACACCCCGTTTATACCCGTATCGGCCCTAACAGGCGAGGGTATCCAGGACCTATTGTCTATCTTACTCCTGGTAGCAGACATGCGTGAACTCAAGGCTGATCCTACAAGATTGGCTGAAGGCACAATAATAGAGGCTCATCTAGACCCCAATCAGGGGCCAACAGCTACAGTATTAGTTCAGAATGGTACACTCAAGCCCAGAGATTTCGTACTTGTAGGCTCTGTAACTGGCAGAATTAGAGTGATGTTCGATGACAAGGGACAGAAGCTGAGGAAGGCCGAGCCTTCTACTCCGGCAAGGATCATAGGGCTAGAGGGAGTACCTGAGGCTGGAGATAAATTGCTTGTGGTCACTGATGAAAAGCTGGCCAAGCAGGTTGCCCTCCAAAGGGCCAAGGCTGCTCAAGCAGCCGCTCTAGTAAGTAATAGGCCAGCGAGTCTTGAGGAGCTATTTAAGAACGCTTCAGATAGCAAAGAAAAAGAACTTAACATCATCTTGAAGGCAGACGTACAAGGTTCTATTGGAGCAATACAACACGCTCTCTCGCAGATTCAAGAAGAAGGTGCCAAGATATCTATCATCTATTCAGGTACTGGTACCATTTCAGAGTCGGACGTGAAACTGGCTGCGGCCTCTAACGCGATTATTATTGGGTTTAATGTCAGGCCTGACCCTGCCGCGCGCAAGACCGCTGAAGCTGAGAAGATCGATATCCGTTACTATAACGTCATATACAACTTGCTAGATGATGTAAAAGCAGCTCTAGCAGGCCTGCTAGAGCCGGAATCCAAGGAGGTTATAGACGGCTACGCAGAAGTGAGAGCTGTATTCAGGCTTCCTAACAAGGAGCAAGCCGCTGGTCTCTATGTTCTAGATGGTAAAGCACTTAGAAATAGCAGGGTCAGGGTGATTAGAAACGGAGCGGTCATATACGACGGAACAGTATCCTCTCTCAAGCGCTTCAAAGATGATGTCCGAGAAGTGGCAGCAGGATACGAATGTGGACTCACTGTAGCCAACTTCAACGATTTCCAAGAGGGCGATCACATAGAGTTCTATCATACAGAGCAGGTTAGCAGGCAATAA
- the rnpM gene encoding RNase P modulator RnpM has product MPKKGQIIRVKRQPQRTCVGCKQVEGKRTLIRVVRRPDGIVEVDPTGRKAGRGAYVHQSLDCIEQAIASNALSRSLKANIGEEVISELRNLASSEDSEET; this is encoded by the coding sequence ATGCCAAAAAAGGGGCAGATAATCCGAGTAAAAAGACAACCTCAGAGAACCTGCGTAGGGTGCAAACAAGTAGAAGGCAAGCGCACCCTCATCAGGGTAGTACGTCGTCCTGATGGTATAGTAGAGGTAGATCCCACTGGCAGGAAAGCAGGTAGGGGCGCATACGTACATCAGAGTCTTGATTGTATAGAACAGGCTATCGCAAGTAATGCGCTTTCAAGAAGCTTGAAAGCAAACATAGGAGAAGAGGTAATATCTGAGTTGAGGAACCTTGCCTCTTCTGAAGACTCGGAAGAAACTTAA
- the nusA gene encoding transcription termination factor NusA, with the protein MVGGHMRGEFYAAISQLSLERGIPRDVLIKSVEEAVKAVYRKNYDASGDIEVKIDPNTGQATVYRVLQVVENVKDPKTQISLADAKKIDKEARIGSVVHQDVTPDTFGRIAAQMTKQVMLQKIREAEHETIYKEFGDREGELVTGVVQRVENGLVIVQLGKAEAIMPKAEQVESENYKPGQRLKVLLLKVVKTPRGPQLIVSRRDKNLLKRLFEIEVPEIYNGSVEIKAIARIPGVRSKIAVAARQPGIDPVGSCVGVRGTRVQNVVDELQGEKIDIIQWSDDPATFIARALSPAQVNEVILDKETKTATVIVPEKQLSLAIGKDGQNARLAANLTGWRIDIRSPENVEHFSSSSTSVSEEQTDRLEQDVSAETISE; encoded by the coding sequence TTGGTCGGAGGGCATATGAGAGGCGAATTCTATGCAGCCATCTCCCAGTTAAGCCTTGAAAGAGGCATCCCCAGAGATGTGCTTATTAAATCAGTAGAAGAGGCAGTCAAGGCTGTATACCGTAAAAACTATGACGCCTCCGGTGATATAGAGGTCAAAATAGATCCTAATACCGGGCAGGCAACGGTTTATCGTGTCCTGCAAGTGGTAGAAAACGTCAAGGACCCTAAAACTCAGATAAGCCTGGCGGATGCAAAGAAGATTGATAAGGAAGCCAGGATAGGCAGCGTCGTACATCAGGACGTTACCCCAGATACCTTCGGCCGAATCGCCGCCCAGATGACTAAGCAGGTAATGCTGCAGAAGATTCGAGAGGCTGAGCACGAAACAATATACAAAGAATTCGGGGACAGAGAAGGAGAACTGGTAACTGGGGTAGTACAGAGAGTAGAGAACGGCTTGGTCATAGTCCAGCTGGGTAAAGCAGAAGCTATTATGCCCAAAGCCGAGCAAGTAGAAAGCGAAAACTACAAACCTGGTCAGAGATTAAAGGTGCTACTGCTAAAGGTTGTTAAAACACCCAGGGGACCTCAACTCATTGTCTCCCGCAGGGACAAAAACCTGCTGAAGAGGCTATTTGAGATTGAAGTTCCTGAGATATATAACGGATCTGTAGAGATCAAGGCTATAGCAAGAATACCTGGGGTGAGATCGAAGATAGCAGTGGCTGCAAGACAACCTGGGATTGACCCTGTGGGTAGCTGTGTAGGTGTTAGAGGTACTCGTGTCCAGAATGTAGTAGACGAGTTGCAAGGGGAGAAGATCGACATTATACAATGGAGCGATGATCCAGCTACTTTTATAGCTAGGGCACTGAGCCCCGCACAAGTCAACGAAGTGATATTGGACAAAGAAACCAAAACCGCTACTGTTATAGTGCCAGAAAAGCAGCTATCCCTTGCAATAGGAAAAGATGGCCAAAACGCTCGACTGGCCGCAAACCTTACGGGATGGAGAATCGACATTAGAAGCCCAGAAAATGTAGAGCATTTCTCTAGCTCCTCCACATCAGTATCAGAGGAGCAAACAGACAGACTAGAGCAAGACGTTTCAGCAGAAACTATATCCGAGTAA
- the gap gene encoding type I glyceraldehyde-3-phosphate dehydrogenase codes for MARVAINGFGRIGRQVFKAIRTYYPDDIEIVAINDLTSSDVLAHLLKYDTNYGRYEAEIWASDGQLRVDDLEISVFAERDWTKLPWGDLGIDFVIESSGVGTDGARAKAHIDAGAKKVLITAPAKNEDITVVLGVNDDKYDPNKHNIISNASCTTNALAPIAKVMLENFGIVRGLLTTVHSYTNDQVILDAPHKDLRRARAAGANIIPTTTGAARAVGLVLPELKGKFDGFSLRVPTPTVSIIDFVVEVEKEVTVEEVNCSFKEAANGRLSRILGYTEEPLVSSDFKEDTHSTIVDGLSTMVIGGKMVKVISWYDNEWGYSVRVADLAAMISASMA; via the coding sequence GTGGCTCGAGTTGCTATTAACGGTTTTGGGAGAATTGGTCGACAGGTTTTTAAAGCTATACGAACTTATTATCCTGATGATATAGAAATCGTAGCTATAAACGATCTCACCAGTAGCGATGTCTTAGCTCACCTTCTAAAGTACGATACTAATTATGGTAGATACGAAGCTGAGATATGGGCATCAGATGGTCAGCTTAGAGTTGATGACCTTGAAATATCTGTTTTCGCTGAGAGAGATTGGACTAAGCTGCCCTGGGGTGATTTGGGTATAGATTTCGTCATAGAGTCTTCCGGAGTAGGGACCGATGGAGCTCGCGCGAAAGCCCATATTGATGCAGGTGCCAAGAAGGTCCTAATAACTGCCCCAGCTAAAAATGAGGATATAACCGTTGTTCTCGGCGTAAATGATGATAAGTACGACCCCAATAAACACAACATAATTTCGAACGCTTCATGTACTACCAATGCTCTAGCTCCAATCGCTAAGGTTATGCTAGAGAATTTCGGTATCGTTCGTGGCCTTCTTACTACCGTACACTCATATACCAACGACCAGGTGATACTTGATGCTCCTCATAAAGACCTTCGTAGAGCCAGGGCTGCAGGAGCTAATATAATACCGACAACCACTGGTGCTGCTAGGGCAGTGGGGTTGGTTCTGCCAGAGCTCAAGGGTAAGTTCGACGGTTTCTCGCTACGTGTACCTACCCCGACGGTTAGCATAATAGACTTCGTGGTGGAGGTCGAGAAGGAAGTAACTGTCGAGGAGGTAAACTGTAGCTTCAAAGAGGCGGCGAATGGCAGGTTGAGCAGGATTCTGGGCTATACCGAGGAGCCTCTGGTATCTTCGGATTTCAAAGAGGATACTCACTCCACGATAGTTGATGGTCTGTCTACGATGGTGATAGGCGGAAAGATGGTCAAGGTAATTTCCTGGTACGATAATGAGTGGGGTTATTCCGTCAGGGTGGCTGATCTTGCTGCTATGATATCTGCGAGCATGGCGTAG
- a CDS encoding phosphoglycerate kinase — protein sequence MRTLESIDVRERTVLVRVDFNVPLSDTGVILDDTRIRAAVPTLTRLFELGASKLVLASHLGRPKGQFNPKYSMALIVDRVSDLLGRPVQLLPLDLEQARQVIQNGREGSVFLLENTRFYPGEEKNDIQFAHQLASLADVYVNDAFGSAHRAHASTEAIAKLLPSAAGLLMEKEVEVLTKILNSPNRPFVAILGGAKVSDKLGVISNLLPRVDKVLIGGAMANTFLLAQGLKVGKSLAEADMIDTAQQLLSEQKIDLPVDVVVASSLQDPDSKEIVEVNLVPENKSIYDIGPKTIENYSSVIATASTVFWNGPMGVFETEGFADGTYAIARAVANCSGFTVVGGGDSVSALENSGMSSSVDHVSTGGGASLEFLEGKKLPGIAALEDNNA from the coding sequence ATGCGCACACTTGAATCTATAGATGTAAGAGAGCGGACAGTCTTAGTCCGCGTGGATTTCAACGTCCCATTGTCTGATACGGGTGTCATCCTGGATGACACCCGTATCAGGGCAGCTGTTCCCACCCTGACAAGACTGTTTGAACTAGGGGCTTCCAAGCTAGTTCTAGCCTCTCACCTTGGTAGGCCCAAGGGGCAATTCAATCCTAAGTACAGCATGGCTCTTATTGTAGACCGTGTCTCCGACCTATTAGGCAGACCAGTTCAATTGCTTCCCCTTGATCTTGAACAAGCAAGGCAAGTTATACAAAACGGCCGAGAAGGCTCAGTATTTCTACTAGAAAACACTAGGTTCTATCCTGGTGAGGAAAAGAACGATATACAGTTTGCCCATCAACTCGCGAGCTTAGCAGATGTATATGTAAATGATGCATTTGGCTCCGCCCATAGGGCACATGCGAGTACCGAGGCTATAGCAAAGCTGTTACCCTCAGCTGCTGGACTGCTTATGGAGAAGGAAGTTGAGGTCCTCACTAAAATCCTGAACTCTCCCAATAGGCCTTTTGTAGCTATTTTGGGTGGAGCTAAGGTGTCAGATAAATTAGGAGTCATATCGAATCTGTTACCACGCGTTGATAAGGTGCTTATAGGTGGAGCAATGGCCAATACTTTCCTCCTGGCCCAAGGGTTGAAGGTGGGTAAGAGCTTAGCGGAAGCAGATATGATAGATACTGCACAACAACTGCTAAGCGAGCAAAAAATAGATTTGCCTGTCGATGTAGTAGTTGCTAGCAGTTTGCAAGATCCTGATAGTAAGGAAATAGTTGAGGTTAACTTAGTGCCGGAAAATAAGTCCATATATGACATTGGCCCAAAGACAATCGAAAATTATTCTAGTGTTATAGCGACTGCTTCTACCGTTTTCTGGAACGGTCCTATGGGAGTGTTTGAGACCGAGGGCTTTGCCGACGGGACCTATGCAATAGCAAGGGCTGTCGCGAATTGTAGCGGATTTACCGTTGTTGGGGGCGGAGACTCGGTATCTGCTTTAGAGAATTCAGGTATGTCCTCTTCGGTTGATCATGTATCTACTGGAGGAGGTGCATCGCTCGAATTCTTGGAAGGCAAAAAGTTACCGGGTATAGCAGCTCTGGAGGATAACAATGCGTAA
- the tpiA gene encoding triose-phosphate isomerase → MRKPLVAGNWKMHTDSSQAQDLASSIVSRVSSVTDVEVVLCPPFVWLERVAKLVEETGILVGAQDTFWEDWGAYTGEISPLQLSEMCSYVIVGHSERRHIIGETDEIVARKARAVARAGMVPILAVGELEQEYKEGISKEIVSNQLSAVLADGWDHEIVIAYEPVWAIGTGLAASAQYAQDMAAFIREQLSSYGLNQERVRILYGGSVNRGNFKEFIEQKDIDGALVGGASLKAEEFAELVMMASPAMVD, encoded by the coding sequence ATGCGTAAACCTCTAGTTGCGGGTAATTGGAAAATGCACACTGACTCCTCTCAAGCTCAGGATTTAGCGTCATCTATCGTATCGAGAGTTTCTTCCGTGACGGATGTTGAGGTTGTTCTTTGCCCACCGTTTGTTTGGCTTGAGAGAGTAGCAAAGCTAGTTGAGGAGACCGGCATCCTCGTCGGAGCTCAAGATACATTTTGGGAGGACTGGGGAGCATACACCGGGGAGATATCTCCTCTGCAGCTCAGTGAGATGTGCAGTTACGTCATAGTTGGTCATTCCGAAAGACGGCATATTATCGGAGAAACTGATGAAATAGTAGCTAGGAAAGCTAGGGCTGTGGCCAGAGCAGGGATGGTACCTATACTAGCGGTTGGGGAGCTGGAGCAGGAGTACAAAGAGGGAATCTCCAAGGAAATCGTTAGCAATCAGCTCTCTGCTGTTCTTGCCGATGGTTGGGATCATGAAATAGTGATCGCGTATGAACCTGTTTGGGCGATAGGAACAGGACTGGCTGCTTCAGCTCAATATGCCCAGGACATGGCAGCCTTTATAAGGGAACAACTTAGTTCATATGGCCTCAATCAAGAGAGAGTTAGAATACTCTATGGTGGGAGCGTCAATAGAGGTAATTTCAAAGAATTTATCGAACAGAAAGATATTGATGGTGCTCTGGTGGGAGGAGCCAGTCTCAAGGCAGAAGAATTTGCCGAGCTAGTCATGATGGCTTCTCCTGCTATGGTTGATTAG
- the secG gene encoding preprotein translocase subunit SecG: METSIKIAEIIVSILLIAVILMQSKSSSFSGAFGGDPGSIYHTRRGLEKTLFQLTIVLAVVFVAVSLLSVALS; the protein is encoded by the coding sequence TTGGAAACATCTATAAAGATAGCTGAGATTATAGTATCTATACTTTTGATAGCTGTTATTCTAATGCAAAGCAAGAGTAGCAGCTTTAGTGGTGCGTTCGGTGGAGATCCGGGTTCGATTTATCACACTAGGCGAGGGCTAGAGAAGACTCTCTTCCAGCTTACAATAGTCCTGGCAGTGGTGTTTGTAGCTGTGTCTCTGCTGAGCGTAGCACTCTCGTAG
- a CDS encoding twin-arginine translocase TatA/TatE family subunit has translation MPFGLGAPELIIILVIVMLVFGVGKLPEVGGALGRGIREFKDNLTGKELEEDKTAERQELKG, from the coding sequence ATGCCATTCGGTTTAGGCGCTCCAGAGCTTATAATCATCTTAGTGATAGTAATGCTTGTGTTTGGTGTCGGGAAGTTGCCAGAGGTAGGTGGAGCTCTTGGTAGAGGTATAAGAGAGTTTAAGGACAATCTTACAGGTAAAGAGCTGGAGGAGGATAAGACCGCGGAGCGCCAGGAACTCAAGGGCTAA
- the lepB gene encoding signal peptidase I, with product MQREVDGAASTEVSQSEVGSIKKRSFARELLETLILTIVIFVGVRAVVQSFRVEGESMYPTLLNNELVLVNKALYWHVDKDSLLARLALGPETGTGDVYLFRAPQRGDVIVFHATNAQPGTDYIKRIIGIPGDTVTIVDGAVWVNGRKLTEPYVHGVTTEAMPFSQNTWKVPAGKFFVLGDNRYHSSDSRSWGYVSLNDIIGKAFFSYWPVSRIGPIPGGLKISGVHLANRGFVSLPVLSELYVRYSD from the coding sequence GTGCAAAGAGAGGTTGATGGTGCTGCTTCGACGGAAGTAAGCCAAAGCGAAGTTGGATCTATCAAGAAACGTAGCTTTGCTAGGGAATTATTAGAGACTCTGATACTGACTATAGTTATATTTGTAGGTGTCAGAGCCGTTGTGCAGTCCTTTAGAGTTGAAGGAGAGAGTATGTACCCTACCCTCCTGAACAACGAGCTCGTTTTAGTAAACAAAGCCCTATACTGGCATGTAGATAAGGATTCGCTCCTAGCTCGCCTAGCTCTTGGCCCAGAAACAGGTACAGGTGACGTATATCTATTTCGAGCTCCGCAGAGAGGTGACGTTATAGTATTTCATGCTACTAACGCTCAACCTGGAACGGATTATATAAAGAGGATAATAGGCATCCCGGGTGATACGGTAACCATAGTCGATGGTGCTGTTTGGGTCAATGGCAGAAAGCTTACTGAACCTTACGTCCATGGTGTTACGACCGAAGCAATGCCTTTTTCTCAGAACACCTGGAAGGTACCGGCTGGGAAATTTTTTGTGCTAGGTGATAACAGATATCATAGTAGTGATTCAAGAAGTTGGGGTTACGTCTCACTAAATGACATAATAGGTAAGGCGTTTTTCTCGTACTGGCCAGTCAGCAGAATAGGTCCTATCCCTGGAGGATTGAAGATAAGCGGTGTACACTTAGCTAATAGAGGGTTTGTATCATTACCAGTTTTGTCGGAGCTTTACGTCAGGTATTCGGACTAG
- a CDS encoding bifunctional nuclease family protein: MIETVIQAVRINVVNEQHVVLLKEVGGSRVIPIWIDPYQAHQIALHLGGREIARPMTHDLMNSIITEMGGVVERVIVNDLRDQTFFALVEIDQGGKKLLIDSRPSDAINLAIRSNASIYVEDHVMDQAGFVLPVEQEEAQAPESEKESSEISDIDNERLAVFREFINSLDLDEPNQEKKE; this comes from the coding sequence ATGATCGAGACAGTTATTCAAGCGGTCCGTATTAATGTAGTGAATGAGCAACATGTAGTCCTCCTGAAGGAAGTTGGAGGTTCTAGAGTCATACCTATATGGATAGATCCATACCAAGCTCACCAAATAGCTCTCCACCTTGGTGGCAGGGAAATAGCAAGGCCTATGACCCACGACCTCATGAACTCCATAATTACGGAGATGGGAGGTGTGGTTGAGAGGGTAATTGTTAATGATCTTAGAGATCAGACCTTCTTTGCGCTCGTTGAGATAGATCAGGGTGGTAAGAAGTTGCTTATTGATTCACGGCCCAGCGATGCTATCAATTTGGCTATCCGCTCTAATGCATCTATTTACGTTGAAGATCACGTTATGGATCAAGCTGGCTTCGTGTTGCCTGTAGAACAAGAAGAAGCTCAGGCTCCGGAATCTGAGAAAGAATCCTCTGAGATCTCAGATATAGACAATGAGCGCCTAGCAGTATTCAGAGAGTTTATAAATAGCCTTGACCTAGATGAGCCTAATCAGGAAAAGAAAGAATAA